A window from Cryptomeria japonica chromosome 1, Sugi_1.0, whole genome shotgun sequence encodes these proteins:
- the LOC131040671 gene encoding uncharacterized protein LOC131040671, whose translation MGRDFQRLVCHCLTESFYNRAAFRYNSSQCNNLCYAFIAKLSAYFLSKGQISRPEHNFCLKNDREVISIPEMGPRRRQIMQRAWEEVYRVLKEAEIYLNCCSDVDWGINSLTLSITGEAYAIHLHDLAWSLVCLDLNVLFLELEKKPGLLQLYGDGGNLDVSDLIDPASRGIMHTYSDSYNCLHVKGESGIHDPSILTFEGEDIQQVCPEHKEVDNPSTPCFMDERYSEAACRKMGDFFAEMSNLNRVHDEYQDKRGLIFSFKQFSNAHKRTTQGSSLRLNVEDESKAGISKFVEAKLQASIRNEPAIIGGRVSPWLQIDIKDLIISHKLIGEGSGAVVYEGSWLGVKVALKIFQINNYTMDEEMQAEVAVHAKLYNPFIVQLIGVCVTKTCCYHVMELVSSSLDSILKRRLERNELPLPLPVAVDTMLQISRGMEYLHSQKIMHMDLKAANVLIQPSSVPEFRYQGYGRIKLCDFGHASLRLYSFRCSDWAKGTSYWRAPEVFEYPQEGLEIEAEPLKEYTYKADVYSFAMTCYEILTGKQPFEGVLPKHVFRKIVQGERPSLPSSCPLILADYIRKCWDTDPRRRPCFAQVSNFLRYIKLLIMRTSDSYDWDSLSAICKGFDKHELVHCGEEGGDLDERAAYLEEERFIIRALDGDFPGFFFPRTVSHRMAQPSSPKVKVFGNLPVYIQRYTYQEIMWATDCFSTEVSGASPVMWKGILQDGTHVAVKKLNLETSMGEINILCRLHHPNIVRLRGVSEISQTSTPQQLTTFLAYDQMVMGSLGALLFRPSSILNWNLRKKIGLGIAHFIAYIHDHYGKRRHRLLELQITSSNIYLDERFTPKFCGFESASYINNGNSQVKELERALQFEEFRNVKDFGVILLELLSGCRWENMQYSLSSIHSSIKTEGSEFLSRLLDRELQGKVDKGEAMGWVKLALWCFSQYPAVPPTMNQAVLVMKGLKEFSALPPTVIGYS comes from the coding sequence ATGGGGAGGGATTTTCAAAGGCTCGTTTGCCACTGTTTAACTGAGTCCTTTTACAACCGTGCAGCTTTCAGGTATAATTCATCCCAATGCAATAATTTATGCTATGCTTTCATTGCGAAGCTTTCTGCGTATTTCTTAAGTAAGGGGCAAATCTCGAGACCCGAGCACAACTTCTGCTTAAAAAATGATAGAGAGGTTATCAGCATCCCAGAAATGGGGCCCCGTAGAAGACAAATTATGCAGCGAGCTTGGGAGGAAGTGTATCGTGTGTTGAAAGAAGCAGAAATTTATCTCAATTGTTGCTCAGATGTGGACTGGGGGATCAATTCTCTTACTTTGTCCATAACAGGGGAGGCCTATGCGATACATTTGCATGACCTAGCTTGGTCGCTTGTTTGTCTGGATCTCAATGTTCTATTTCTTGAACTTGAAAAGAAGCCTGGACTGTTGCAATTATatggagatggtggaaatttggATGTTTCTGATTTAATCGACCCTGCAAGCAGAGGAATAATGCACACATATTCTGATTCATATAATTGTCTTCATGTGAAAGGTGAAAGTGGCATACATGATCCTTCAATCCTTACTTTTGAAGGGGAAGATATCCAACAGGTGTGCCCTGAACACAAGGAGGTAGATAATCCATCTACCCCATGCTTCATGGACGAGAGGTACAGTGAAGCGGCCTGCAGGAAGATGGGTGATTTCTTTGCAGAAATGTCCAACTTAAATCGAGTTCATGATGAGTACCAagataaaagagggttaattttcAGCTTCAAACAATTTTCAAATGCTCACAAACGGACGACTCAGGGGTCGAGTCTCAGATTGAATGTTGAAGACGAAAGTAAGGCGGggatttctaaatttgttgaagccAAGCTGCAAGCATCCATTCGAAATGAACCTGCAATTATAGGTGGTCGTGTATCTCCATGGCTGCAGATTGATATCAAAGATTTGATTATCAGCCACAAATTAATAGGAGAGGGATCAGGTGCAGTTGTATACGAAGGCTCATGGCTTGGAGTGAAGGTTGCATTAAAgatatttcaaataaataattatacCATGGATGAGGAAATGCAAGCGGAAGTTGCTGTTCATGCAAAGCTGTATAACCCTTTTATTGTTCAATTGATAGGTGTCTGTGTTACAAAGACATGCTGTTACCATGTCATGGAGTTGGTGAGCTCCAGCCTGGATTCAATTCTCAAAAGGAGGTTGGAAAGAAACGAGCTCCCTTTGCCGCTTCCAGTTGCAGTGGACACGATGCTTCAAATATCACGGGGAATGGAGTATCTTCATAGCCAAAAAATCATGCATATGGATCTCAAAGCAGCCAATGTCCTCATACAACCTTCATCAGTACCAGAATTCAGATACCAAGGGTATGGGCGAATTAAGCTTTGTGATTTTGGGCATGCGAGTCTAAGACTATACAGTTTTCGTTGTTCAGATTGGGCAAAAGGAACTTCTTACTGGAGGGCACCTGAAGTCTTCGAGTATCCCCAAGAAGGTTTGGAAATAGAGGCGGAGCCTCTAAAGGAGTATACCTACAAAGCAGATGTCTATAGCTTTGCCATGACTTGTTATGAGATTCTAACAGGCAAGCAACCCTTTGAAGGTGTTCTACCCAAACACGTCTTCAGAAAGATAGTTCAAGGTGAAAGGCCAAGTTTACCTTCGTCTTGTCCGCTGATATTAGCAGACTATATAAGAAAATGTTGGGACACAGATCCACGCCGTCGTCCTTGTTTTGCCCAAGTTTCAAATTTTTTGAGGTACATTAAGTTACTGATCATGAGAACAAGCGATTCTTATGACTGGGATTCCTTATCTGCTATTTGCAAGGGTTTTGATAAACATGAACTTGTCCATTGTGGTGAAGAAGGAGGTGATTTAGATGAAAGAGCAGCCTATTTAGAGGAAGAGAGATTTATAATCAGAGCCCTTGATGGAGATTTCCCTGGGTTTTTCTTTCCCCGCACTGTTTCACACCGGATGGCCCAACCTTCAAGTCCTAAAGTTAAAGTTTTTGGTAATCTTCCTGTTTACATTCAGCGGTATACTTATCAGGAAATCATGTGGGCTACTGATTGTTTTTCTACTGAAGTTTCAGGAGCTTCCCCTGTAATGTGGAAGGGTATTCTACAAGATGGAACACACGTAGCTGTGAAAAAACTTAACTTAGAAACTTCAATGGGCGAGATAAATATATTATGTCGGTTGCATCATCCAAATATTGTCCGCTTGCGTGGCGTTTCAGAAATTTCTCAGACTTCTACTCCACAACAGTTGACGACCTTTTTAGCCTATGATCAAATGGTAATGGGTTCCCTCGGCGCACTACTTTTTCGTCCCAGTAGCATTCTTAACTGGAATTTGAGGAAAAAAATAGGTTTGGGCATCGCACATTTCATTGCTTATATCCATGATCATTATGGAAAAAGGAGACACAGGCTTCTGGAGTTACAGATCACTTCAAGTAACATATATCTGGATGAACGATTCACTCCCAAGTTCTGTGGCTTTGAATCGGCATCATATATAAACAATGGCAATTCTCAAGTGAAAGAATTGGAAAGGGCACTACAATTTGAAGAATTTAGAAATGTAAAAGATTTTGGAGTAATTCTGCTAGAGCTCTTGTCTGGTTGTAGATGGGAAAATATGCAATACTCATTGAGTTCTATTCACAGTTCCATCAAAACAGAAGGATCTGAATTCCTCTCACGGTTGTTAGACAGAGAGTTGCAAGGGAAGGTGGATAAAGGGGAGGCAATGGGATGGGTGAAGCTTGCCTTGTGGTGTTTCTCCCAGTATCCAGCAGTGCCACCTACTATGAACCAAGCTGTGCTAGTCATGAAAGGCTTAAAGGAGTTTTCAGCATTGCCACCAACTGTGATTGGATACAGTTGA